A region of the Candidatus Bathyarchaeota archaeon genome:
AGGGTGAACCATTGATTTCTGGAATTCTAGCAACGATGTTGATAATAATAATAGGATTTGTCGTCTGGCGAAGCAATAAAGAAGTTCAAATAGCTTAATAAGAATGACTTTAAAAATTAAAAAAATCGGGAAATTTATTTTATAACTTCCCTTCTTTTACATTCACGATGAATTTCTTGTATGATCTCTTCACTAATATCAATTTTAAAGTTATTTTTCAGATTCTCTTTCGTTAAACTAATATCTAATTTAATTTCAGAGGATTGCATAGCCTTCGGAAGAATATTGCACATATCCTCAATAAAGTTCCATGGAAATACGACCCATCTCCAGGTAATCTCTTCAGCAAAGTAATCAGGAATGAATTTTGAACCTTCGATATGTAAAAGGGCTGCGGTCTTTATTGTTGATGGTTTGAGAGATTCAATATGTTCAACAGCTTTTAACAAGCTTTCTCCGGTATCTGTGATGTCGTCTGCGACTAGTATTTGCTTGCCTGTTAAATCGGTGTTTAATGGGTATTTCAATTTAGCTTCACCATCTGGACTTGCGGTAATTCCCCAATGCTCGACTTTTAAGCTTAATAAATCCTTCACGCCAATAAAATCACAGAGTATTCTTGAAAAAACCCATCCGCCTCTAGCCAATCCTATTATCATGTCAGGTATGTAATTAGATTCTATAATCCTCTTTGCAACAGTCTTAGAAAGCTTGTCAAAGCGCTCCCACGTCATCAATTCACAATTGAATTTGTCGTCCTGCAACCACCGTTTCACCTTTTTGTAAGTGAAAAATCAAATATTCTATCAAATTATATAATTCTTTAGAATCTAAAAATGAACGAGCGTGAAAAATTAATTGATCTTTTGGAGAAATCAAAATTGAGTTCTGAATTTAAAGCTGATATTGCAATAATTGGGGGCTCTGGAATTTATGAGCAAGAAATGCTAAGCGAAGCTAAAGAAATTAAAGTCTATACCCCATATGGAAAAACTAGTGATCTAATAACTATAGGAAAATATCAAGGAAAAAATATAGCCTTTCTACCTAGACATGGTAAAGGTCATCAACTCCCACCTCACAAAATAAATTTTAGAGCTAATATCTGGGCTTTAAAAGAGATCGGTGTTAAGAGGATATTATCTTCAAATGCATGCGGCTCTCTACAAAAGAATTTTGCTCCTGGAGACATTTTAGTGTTAGATCAATTTATTGATAGAACTAAGAATAGACAGAGTACTTTTTATGATGGAGGAAAAGTCTGCCATATTTCAGTTGCTGATCCGTTTTGTCCTGAATTACGGGAATTACTTTTCAAAAAAGGTCAAAAGCTGGGAA
Encoded here:
- a CDS encoding phosphoribosyltransferase yields the protein MQDDKFNCELMTWERFDKLSKTVAKRIIESNYIPDMIIGLARGGWVFSRILCDFIGVKDLLSLKVEHWGITASPDGEAKLKYPLNTDLTGKQILVADDITDTGESLLKAVEHIESLKPSTIKTAALLHIEGSKFIPDYFAEEITWRWVVFPWNFIEDMCNILPKAMQSSEIKLDISLTKENLKNNFKIDISEEIIQEIHRECKRREVIK
- a CDS encoding S-methyl-5'-thioadenosine phosphorylase, which gives rise to MNEREKLIDLLEKSKLSSEFKADIAIIGGSGIYEQEMLSEAKEIKVYTPYGKTSDLITIGKYQGKNIAFLPRHGKGHQLPPHKINFRANIWALKEIGVKRILSSNACGSLQKNFAPGDILVLDQFIDRTKNRQSTFYDGGKVCHISVADPFCPELRELLFKKGQKLGINMNSGGTYVCIEGPRFSTRAESRLFRQWEADVVGMTIYPECVLAREAEICYGSIALVTDYDVWADKPVTTDEILTTMGKNIDKAKKLFAEVVPEIPTKPKCDCWDALKEAVL